A window of the Lactuca sativa cultivar Salinas chromosome 5, Lsat_Salinas_v11, whole genome shotgun sequence genome harbors these coding sequences:
- the LOC111899564 gene encoding uncharacterized protein LOC111899564 has product MATLYKEEFRTEYDLQVLEVEFKNYIKDVREGERFNQLKSIGEFAKKMVDGKKHIIYLKVYLLLKLALILPVATTSVERAFSVMKLVKTDVRNKMGDQFLSDSLVSYIEKNVLDSISNDTTVKLYQAIRPRRVQL; this is encoded by the coding sequence ATGGCTACACTTTATAAGGAAGAATTTCGAACAGAATATGATCTTCAAGTTCTTGAAGTTGAATTTAAAAATTACATTAAGGATGTACGAGAAGGTGAACGATTTAATCAATTGAAGAGCATTGGAGAATTTGCCAAAAAGATGGTTGATGGAAAAAAGCATATAATATATCTTAAGGTTTACCTTCTCTTGAAACTTGCATTGATTTTACCCGTTGCAACAACGAGTGTGGAACGTGCATTTTCAGTAATGAAGTTGGTAAAGACTGATGTACGCAACAAAATGGGTGATCAATTTTTAAGTGATAGTTTGGTGTCATATATTGAAAAAAATGTTTTAGATAGTATTAGTAATGATACAACTGTGAAATTATATCAAGCTATAAGACCTCGTCGGGTACAATtgtaa
- the LOC111899517 gene encoding chlorophyll a-b binding protein CP24 10A, chloroplastic gives MAAATSAAVLNGLGSPFLTGGKRSHTLSAPLNAATSATSAPRRLVIAAAVAPKKSWIPAVKGGGNLLDPEWLDGSLPGDFGFDPLGLGKDPAFLKWYREAELIHGRWAMAAVLGIFVGQAWSGIPWFEAGADPGAIAPFSFGSLLGTQLLLMGWVESKRWVDFFNPESQSVEWATPWSKTAENFTNYTGEQGYPGGKFFDPLGFAGTLQNGEYVPDTEKLDRLKLAEIKHARLAMVAMLIFYFEAGQGKTPLGALGL, from the exons ATGGCAGCCGCTACATCCGCCGCAGTCTTAAACGGCCTCGGATCACCCTTCTTGACCGGCGGCAAGAGGAGCCACACCTTGTCAGCACCACTAAATGCCGCCACCAGTGCCACCTCCGCCCCTAGGCGCCTTGTCATTGCTGCCGCCGTCGCTCCCAAGAAATCTTGGATCCCCGCCGTAAAGGGTGGCGGCAATTTACTCGATCCCGAGTGGCTCGATGGCTC GCTCCCAGGTGACTTCGGGTTTGACCCGTTAGGTCTAGGCAAGGACCCGGCATTTCTAAAATGGTACAGAGAAGCTGAACTCATCCATGGCCGGTGGGCCATGGCTGCAGTCCTGGGCATCTTCGTGGGTCAGGCATGGAGCGGGATCCCATGGTTTGAAGCTGGAGCCGACCCGGGTGCCATTGCCCCGTTTTCATTCGGATCTCTTTTGGGCACCCAACTCCTACTCATGGGTTGGGTCGAGAGCAAGAGATGGGTCGACTTCTTCAACCCGGAATCACAATCGGTTGAGTGGGCCACCCCATGGTCCAAAACAGCTGAAAATTTCACCAACTACACTGGCGAACAAGGGTACCCAGGTGGCAAATTTTTCGACCCGTTGGGCTTTGCGGGTACGCTCCAGAACGGAGAATATGTCCCGGATACCGAAAAGCTTGATAGATTGAAGTTGGCTGAGATTAAGCATGCAAGACTTGCTATGGTTGCTATGTTAATTTTTTACTTTGAAGCAGGACAAGGGAAAACACCACTAGGAGCTCTTGGATTGTAA